From Vigna unguiculata cultivar IT97K-499-35 chromosome 5, ASM411807v1, whole genome shotgun sequence, the proteins below share one genomic window:
- the LOC114185206 gene encoding protein SUPPRESSOR OF K(+) TRANSPORT GROWTH DEFECT 1: MYSNFKEQAIEYVKQAVQEDNAGNYAKAFPLYMNALEYFKTHLKYEKNPKIKEAITQKFTEYLRRAEEIRPVLDDGGPGPASNGDAAVAARPKTKPKDGEGGGDGEDPEQAKLRAGLNSAIVREKPNVKWNDVAGLESAKQALQEAVILPVKFPQFFTGKRRPWRAFLLYGPPGTGKSYLAKAVATEAESTFFSVSSSDLVSKWMGESEKLVSNLFQMARESAPSIIFIDEIDSLCGQRGEGNESEASRRIKTELLVQMQGVGHNDQKVLVLAATNTPYALDQAIRRRFDKRIYIPLPDLKARQHMFKVHLGDTPNNLTESDFEYLASRTEGFSGSDISVCVKDVLFEPVRKTQDAMFFFKNPEGMWIPCGPKQQGSVQTTMQDLATKGLASKILPPPITRTDFEKVLARQRPTVSKTDLDVHERFTKEFGEEG; the protein is encoded by the exons ATGTATAGCAATTTCAAGGAGCAGGCGATAGAGTACGTGAAGCAGGCCGTGCAGGAAGACAATGCCGGAAACTACGCCAAAGCGTTCCCTCTCTACATGAACGCCTTGGAATACTTCAAGACGCATCTCAAGTACGAGAAGAACCCTAAGATCAAGGAAGCAATCACGCAGAAATTCACCGAGTACCTGCGTCGGGCCGAAGAGATTCGACCCGTCCTCGACGACGGAGGCCCAGGCCCGGCTTCTAACGGGGACGCCGCCGTAGCCGCCAGGCCCAAGACCAAACCCAAGGACGGTGAAGGTGGCGGCGACGGGGAGGACCCCGAGCAAGCCAAGCTCAGGGCTGGGCTCAACTCGGCCATCGTGAGGGAGAAGCCCAACGTGAAGTGGAACGACGTCGCAGGGTTGGAAAGCGCCAAGCAGGCCTTGCAGGAGGCTGTGATTTTGCCTGTGAAGTTCCCTCAGTTCTTTACTG GGAAAAGACGTCCGTGGAGAGCCTTTTTGTTGTATGGACCTCCTGGAACGGGAAAATCTTATTTAGCCAAGGCAGTTGCAACAGAAGCCGAGTCTACATTTTTCAG TGTTTCTTCATCAGACCTTGTTTCAAAGTGGATGGGTGAAAGTGAAAAGCTGGTTTCAAATCTTTTCCAAATGGCTCGGGAAAGTGCTCCATCCATCATATTCATTGATGAAATAGATTCCCTATGTGGTCAGCGTGGGGAAGGCAATGAGAGCGAAGCTTCAAGACGAATTAAAACAGAGCTTCTGGTTCAGATGCAG GGTGTAGGGCACAATGACCAGAAAGTTCTTGTTCTTGCAGCGACCAATACACCCTATGCCTTAGACCAG GCAATAAGGCGAAGATTTGATAAGCGCATATATATTCCACTACCAGATTTGAAGGCTCGCCAACACATGTTCAAG GTGCATCTGGGAGATACTCCTAATAACTTGACTGAAAGTGATTTTGAGTACTTGGCGAGCAGGACAGAGGGGTTTTCTGGTTCAGATATCTCTGTCTGT GTAAAAGATGTGTTATTTGAACCTGTTCGCAAAACCCAAGATGCAATGTTCTTCTTTAAAAATCCCGAGGGTATGTGGATCCCGTGTGGACCAAAGCAACAGGGTTCTGTACAAACCACAATGCAGGATCTTGCTACAAAAGGACTTGCTTCTAAG ATCCTGCCACCCCCTATTACGAGGACAGATTTTGAGAAGGTACTCGCTAGACAAAGGCCTACAGTAAGCAAAACCGACCTTGATGTTCACGAGAGATTCACGAAGGAGTTTGGAGAGGAAGGTTAA
- the LOC114184199 gene encoding pentatricopeptide repeat-containing protein At2g27610, giving the protein MTLNTTLRTFSNTSTNPILRLGRYQFHCHSNPLLQSHAVALNSKTLLRDTDPPIAQQLFDQSPIRDLKQPNRLPFGSFSNEQSQEALHHFVSICRSGLSPDELSMCYVLDHCAGSSDGTVGELVHCQCVKCGFVHHVSVGNSVVDMYMKTGNVRDGRRVFDEMGDKNVVSWNSLLTGYSLNGFNDQVWELFCQMQVEGYRPNYYTVSTVIPALAKLSVVAVGMQTHAMVVKLGFEAEKLVCNSLISMLSKSGMLRGARAIFYGMENKDSVSWNSMIAGHVINGQDLEAFEVFNKMQLAGAKPTSATFASVIKSCANLKELGLLRVLHCKTLKSGFSAHQKILTTLMVALTKCKEMDDAFSLFSLMDGVQSVVSWTAMISGYLQNGGTDQAVNLFSQMRGEGVKPNHFTYSAILTVQHVAFISEIHAEVIKTNYEKSSSVGTALLDAYVKIGIIDDAVKVFELIEVKDVIAWSAMLAGYAQGGETEEAAKIFHQLTKEGIKPNEFTFCSIINACTAPTASVEQGKQFHAYAIKLRLHNALCVSSSLVTMYAKRGNIDSAHEVFKRQKERDLVSWNSMISGYAQHGQAKKALEVFEEMQKQKLQVDAITFIGVISACTHAGLVEKGQNYFNAMINDHHVNPTMEHYSCMIDLYSRAGMMEKAMDIINGMPFSPAATVWRIVLAASRVHHNIELGKLAAEKIIALEPEDSAAYVLLSNMYAAAGNWQEKVNVRKLMDKRKVKKEPGYSWIEVKNKTYSFLAGDLSHPLSDHIYSKLSELNTRLRDAGYQPDTNYVFHDIEDEQKETILSHHSERLAIAFGLIATVPGIPLQIVKNLRVCGDCHSFIKLVSLIEQRYIVVRDSNRFHHFKEGLCSCGDYW; this is encoded by the coding sequence ATGACTTTGAATACAACTTTAAGGACATTCTCGAACACTTCAACCAACCCAATTCTCAGACTTGGACGTTACCAATTTCACTGCCACTCCAACCCTCTTCTGCAATCCCATGCTGTTGCCTTAAATTCAAAGACCCTTTTAAGGGACACTGACCCTCCCATTGCACAACAACTGTTCGATCAAAGTCCCATTAGAGACCTCAAACAACCTAACCGGCTGCCCTTTGGTTCCTTTAGCAATGAACAATCCCAAGAAGCCCTCCACCACTTTGTCTCTATTTGCCGTTCTGGTTTATCCCCTGATGAGTTAAGCATGTGCTATGTTTTGGATCATTGTGCAGGTTCCTCTGATGGGACTGTCGGTGAACTAGTGCATTGTCAGTGTGTGAAATGTGGATTTGTGCACCATGTTAGCGTTGGAAACTCTGTTGTTGATATGTACATGAAAACTGGAAATGTTAGAGATGGGAGGAGGGTTTTTGATGAAATGGGTGACAAGAATGTGGTGTCTTGGAATTCCTTGCTCACAGGTTATTCATTGAATGGGTTTAATGATCAGGTGTGGGAATTGTTTTGTCAGATGCAAGTTGAGGGATACAGGCCTAACTATTATACTGTTTCTACTGTAATTCCAGCTTTGGCCAAGCTGAGCGTGGTTGCTGTAGGAATGCAAACTCATGCCATGGTTGTAAAGCTCGGTTTTGAGGCAGAAAAACTCGTGTGCAACTCGCTAATCAGTATGCTTTCAAAGTCAGGGATGTTAAGAGGTGCCAGAGCTATTTTTTATGGCATGGAGAACAAGGATTCAGTTTCTTGGAATAGCATGATTGCTGGACATGTGATAAATGGACAAGATTTGGAAGCTTTTGAAGTATTTAACAAAATGCAACTTGCAGGGGCTAAACCAACAAGCGCGACATTTGCATCTGTTATCAAGTCATGTGCCAACCTTAAAGAATTAGGTTTGTTAAGAGTGCTGCACTGTAAGACTCTTAAGAGTGGGTTTTCCGCTCACCAAAAGATCCTAACAACACTCATGGTAGCGTTAACTAAGTGCAAGGAAATGGATGATGCCTTCAGTTTATTCTCCTTGATGGACGGGGTTCAAAGTGTGGTTTCATGGACTGCGATGATCAGTGGTTACCTGCAGAATGGGGGCACTGATCAAGCTGTGAATTTGTTTTCTCAAATGAGGGGTGAAGGTGTTAAACCAAATCATTTCACTTATTCTGCCATCCTTACCGTGCAACATGTTGCTTTCATTTCTGAAATACATGCGGAAGTCATCAAAACTAACTATGAGAAGTCGTCTTCGGTGGGAACTGCACTTTTAGATGCTTATGTTAAGATAGGAATTATTGATGATGCTGTTAAAGTTTTTGAACTAATTGAAGTGAAGGACGTAATAGCTTGGTCTGCAATGCTAGCGGGATATGCCCAAGGAGGAGAAACTGAAGAAGCTGCTAAAATCTTCCACCAATTAACAAAGGAGGGGATTAAACCAAATGAATTCACCTTTTGCAGCATCATTAACGCCTGTACAGCTCCAACGGCATCAGTAGAGCAAGGAAAACAATTCCATGCATATGCAATTAAACTGAGATTGCATAATGCTCTGTGTGTAAGTAGTTCCCTTGTTACCATGTATGCAAAGAGAGGCAACATTGATAGTGCACATGAAGTTTTCAAAAGGCAGAAGGAGAGGGACTTGGTTTCATGGAACTCGATGATCTCTGGATATGCACAGCATGGCCAGGCAAAGAAAGCATTAGAGGTATTTGAGGAgatgcaaaaacaaaaattgcaaGTGGATGCTATAACATTCATTGGTGTCATTTCTGCCTGCACTCATGCTGGCTTAGTGGAAAAAGGTCAAAACTACTTCAATGCAATGATCAATGATCATCACGTTAATCCAACAATGGAGCACTACTCCTGCATGATTGACCTATATAGCAGAGCAGGAATGATGGAAAAAGCCATGGATATCATAAATGGGATGCCATTTTCACCAGCTGCAACCGTGTGGCGCATTGTTTTGGCAGCTTCTCGAGTACACCACAATATAGAGCTGGGGAAACTTGCAGCTGAAAAAATTATTGCACTCGAACCAGAAGACTCAGCTGCATATGTCCTATTATCAAATATGTATGCTGCAGCAGGAAACTGGCAAGAGAAAGTGAATGTGAGAAAACTAATGGATaagagaaaagtgaaaaaagaacCTGGGTACAGTTGGATTGAGGTGAAAAACAAGACTTACTCATTCTTGGCCGGTGATTTGTCGCATCCTTTGTCAGATCATATTTACTCAAAACTTTCGGAGTTAAATACCCGGTTGAGGGATGCTGGTTATCAGCCCGATACAAATTATGTGTTTCATGATATTGAAGATGAACAAAAAGAAACGATTCTTTCTCATCATAGTGAAAGGCTTGCCATTGCCTTTGGCTTAATAGCTACAGTTCCTGGAATTCCCCTTCAGATTGTGAAGAATCTTAGAGTTTGTGGAGATTGCCACAGCTTTATTAAGTTAGTGTCACTCATTGAACAGAGATATATTGTTGTTAGAGATTCAAACCGATTTCACCACTTTAAAGAGGGTTTGTGCTCATGTGGGGACTATTGGTGA